tatttcagataatgcagttcttagctcagatggagaaaaattagagaatacctcatcgtcattctcagagtctgagtcatcttctgaagctattATATCATCCTGTGCTTTAgcatctctgctagtggtagccatcagagcttccacagctacatcttcttctgactcagcttcatcagagccAGTCGCATCAAAGTTcacaagagctttcttcttgaagacgtttcttggtctcttgtccttctttagcttgggacagtcactcttgtagtgctcagattccttgcactcgaagcaggtGACTTCTTTCccagaggacttcttctgaccagatgaagattcaaatcttcctttacttttcctcggtcctttgcccttgctttgtctgttcttccagagcttGCTCAATCTCTTTGTGAGAAGAGATAACTCTTCATCACCAGAAGCATCTGATaattcttcagaggaatcttcctcttctgcctgataggcttttgccTTGTCAtattttgacttaagagcaatagatttgtctttcctttgaggcttgtgctctttgagttcaatctcatggcttctgagatgactcacaagctcttctagcttcaaggagttcagattcctggaAAGCTTtagtgcagtgacaaaagctatCCACTCCTTagtcaaacttctgatgatctttttgacatgatcaccagtagagtagctcttgtaaggtcaagttttgatcgagtagtacaactctatgttttgatgattacaagttaacattttagtatgaacaattatggtactctaacgtgtttttctgagagtgctatttacaggctctgacctcaattcaatctcacacaaatcagaagcactgtgcataaagagtgacccaagcaacgctttcgcaacatctatgttcactctgaacagtagaaacgcttcagaagatctgaagtcatataagctctgatatggactcagtcacttgaagctctgaagatccagacgttttgacaacccagacactctgaaggttcagatgttctgaaggtgtagaagactctgaagatctagaagctgaaaagtggaaactctgatgtccagaagcaagatgactctgaagaccatgtacttccctctgagttcagaatcagaagatacaacggtcagaggatctgtgcttccctctgactctgatcaactggcttcacaagttccaacatgaagcattcctctgatcagaagtctactaggtttaaaggtcaagtcactatccaagtacaaaagcaaatgtactatcctgacgacctacctaacattctcaacCACAGCaaaagctggaatttccagaactgccctccaacggtagcatttccatgcagcgttcaaaccctaatccttggagtataaatagaggctgaagattgaaagatgcggttggaagaattactcacgcgcaagctatattcaaaaaccttctaagcattctttcatctgaaattcattgtgtttactattagcttttcagaagcaaatcccttgtaaacattctttcttaaacagttgtttagttacctttaggagatcaagtttgatcggatcctagagaagactaagagagtgaatcttagtgtgagctaagtcagtgtaattgttagtcacttgtaggtttcaagtgcagttgtaacatttacctgattagtggattgccttcattctaataaggaagaaatcaccttaacgggtggactggattagcttgagggatttatcaagtgaaccaggataaaatccttgtgtgcttttctatctcttatcttaagcactttgttctcgaaagatttgttaaaatctttaaggtggaagttctattctgaaaacgttattcaaacccccctttctacagTTTTTTATACCTTCAgctcttgtttagcactctgattccagcaatcagagtttgaaaccttgagtacatctcctcaatggtttcaccagattccatcttaaattgctcatattgttttatgagagcaagagccttagtctccttgacttcttcatttccttcgtgcgtcatgaccaaggagtcatagatggattttgctgtttctttatcagagatcttctcatattcaatatatgatattgaactgaacagcatggacttcgccttgtgatgatccttgaaacgcttttcttgagcgtcagtcatttcagtacgggggatcttcactcctgaagcatctactagatcagtatagccttccatgaccatatcccagagatctggatcagtgccaaggaaataactttcgattctatctttccagtactcaaacttttcaccatcaaagactggtgctctgagttggttgttgttgttgttgtcagcggaagtattggcttgggccatcgttgtttttcacactaggttctggatcactgaacactgttaagtgtataaatcagaaccggagctctgatgccaattgaaggtgcgaaaaacactagaaaggggggtttgaataagtttcccctttttaagtttagaaaaacttaaagataagaactaggtgctaagGAGAACGAAgtagagcacacaagtattttatcctggttcacttgagataaaagctcaagttaatccagtccacccgtgaaggtgatttcttccttcttcagatgaaggcaatccactaaaatcaatgaatgttacaactgcccttgcaacctgcaaagtgactaacagtacactgattttctcactagtatactctcaagaagctgatctaccgatcctctcaagactagctaaacactgaaccaaacttgattcagtcctctcaagatccgaccaaacttggtctcttaaggaactttacaaagtgtttgtaaaaggttttgggtttacaagaaatgcttctgaaaagctaatggtaaactcagatgttcaagaacagtgaagaaatattgctaagagatcggttagaatgaattcaagaatttcagcaaagtttcttaatttatttcttctatcttcagcccttatatactccaaggcatttggtgtagccgttgctagggttttgcccgttggagtggcaatcttgtaatatcagactgctaggctgaacgaggtaggtggcggataggctatgacagtacgatgtgtactatgacagcgacctgtcctttcaccagctgacttatgatctggagtgcttcagatggacgttggtgaagcttctgatcagagtcagacggaagcttagatcctctgaccttgcaacttctgcttctggacatgttcctcagaacttctgaactcCAGAGCTAGaaaagcttgggtcttcagagccaacttcttgcaagtcttcagaacttgagtcttctacttcaggaccgttccttctggaacatctgatcttcagaacttctgactccggttcttcagtacctcttgagagcttctatcttcagaacttctgaaggatttgccactgttctgaacgaacatggtaagctttagaactctcttttgattacccttgggtcttcttcttctgatggaatcggcttgggtcagaatcagaacctgtttgtcacaactcaaaaggacaaacgttagagtaccataattgttcatcctcaaaaaccttaattgtaatcatcaaaatatagagatacaaccactgatcaaatcttgatcttacatagaCCTCCGTCATAACAGCCTCGTACTTCTCAAGTGGAAGACACCTTAGGAGGGGCGAACTGAATCCTCGCCGGAAGAGTATCCCGTCGAGTAGCGTGTAGTGCCCCGTCTCCCTCCTTTGCGCCTTTGAGTACTTTATTACGTCACTAGGCTCTCCCGCCAGAATGTCAATGATGGGATCCGTCCAAGTTTCCTGGCGAACAATCGAAGCCACCAAATCCCCCTCTATGCTGGGATTGGCGAGTGTCTCTTGAATCACACTCCGGTTGTTGCCAGACTTCCTAGTGCTTGCCAGCTTTGCTAGGGCGTCCGCCCTTTGGTTTTGTGTGCTCGGCACGAATTCAACTACCACCTGTTGCAAACGACCCATGAGCTGCTGCACGCGCTCCACATACTTTATCAAGGCCGGCTCCTTTACCTGGAACTCCCCATTGACCTGGCTTGCCACTAGCAGCGAGTCCGTTCTTACCAGTAGACTGTCAATTTGCACCTCAATTGCTAGTTTTAAGCCCGCAATAAGAGCctcatattctgcctgattattgctgGTTTTGAACTGGAATCTGAGGGACTGTTCCAACACCAACTCCCCGGGCCCCTGCAGCGTGATCCCAGCCCCGCTTCCGTTTTCGTTCGACGACCCATCGAAAAACAATATCCATTGCGTGCTCACCTTTTTCCCTTCTTCCGGCgtcaattccaccacaaaatccgcTAAGGTTTGTGCGCCAACCTTTCCCTTTTTGTCATATTGCAATCCATATTCCGACAACTCCACGGACCACGCGACAAGCCTTTCTGACAAATCTGGCTTCTGCAATACCTGTCTCAAAGGAAGGTCAGTTCTTATTTTTACATGAAAGCTTTTGAAAATACGGTCGTAGGCGTTTGGCGGTGACGAGGACAACGAGCGCCGCTTTTtctatcttctgatacctgACCTCTGCCCCCTGAAGTGTATGGCTTACGAAATAAACTATCTTTTGCTCTCCATCCACCTCCTGAAGGATCACCGAACTTATTGCGTGATCGCCAATAAAGAGGTATAAATGCAAAGGTAGGCCTTGGACAGGTTTCGAAAGGACTGGTGGGGCGGACAACATTTCCTTGAGGCGGGTGAAGGCTTCCTCGCACTCTGAATTCCACTCGAATGCTGCATTCTTCTTGAGGCATTTGAAGAACGGGGCTGACTTGTCGCCCGAGTGAGGGAGAAAACGGGATAAGGCAGCGATCCGCCCGGTTAGCCTCTGCACTTCCTTCACGTTGCTCGGGCTTTTCATCTCCTGGATCGCTTTGCACTTATCTGGATTGATTTCGATTCCTCTGGACGTAgtcatgaagcctaaaaacttcCCACCCCGTATGCCGAAATAACACTTTTCCGGATTAAGCCTCATATTATGCTTCCAAATCCTACCGAAGgcctccatcaaatcatcatgaTGATTCGATCCCAGAACCGATTTGACGTTCATATCGTCAACGTAtacctccatgttccttcctACTTGGCCTTCAaacaccctatccatcaaccgcTGATACGTCGCCCCCGCATTCTTCAACCCGAAAGGCATAGTTTGGTAACAGTAGTTCACCCTTGCGGTCATAAAAGCTGTTTTGTCTTCGTCCGACGGATGCATCTTGATTTGATGATATCCTGAATAAgcatccattaaactcagaagttcattcCCCAAAGCTCCGTCCACCAGCTTATCTATGCTCGGCAAGGGAtaagaatcctttgggcatgccttgttcaaGTCTGTataatccacgcacattcgccacttcccgttcgccttcttgaccatcacaacatttgCTAACCAAGTAGGGTACTTGATTTCCCGTATGAAGTCTGCTGCAAGCAACTTGTTTATCTCTTGTTGGATAGCCTTCTCTTTCTCGCTTCCCATTCTCCAGCGAGTTTGGGTTATAGGCTTAGCCGCTGGATTCAATGCAAgcctgtggcaaatgaagtttgggTCTATGCCTGGCATGTCCTTGTGACTCGAGGCGAAAAGATCTAGATTGTCGCCTAACAACTTTGATAACCTTTGTTCTTGGTCCTTACTTAACTTGGTTCCTATCTTGAGTATCTTCTCGCCGAACTTCAGCTCTTTGGTTTCTTCTATCGGTGTGGGCCTACTAACACGTCCCTCGCCCCTCGGGTCCAAACTTTCTTATGGCGCCTCAACTTCGCTGCAACGGTGCCTGATTGAGGCATTTTTCTTCCCATACCGATCCACAGCATTACAGTAGCATTCCCTTGCGATCCTTTGATCCACTACAATTCCTCCAATATGCCCACTCGGCAACGGATACTTCACCGCCAGGTGTGCTGTTGACATCACGACGCACTGACAATTTAAGGTGTTTCGCCCGATGATCATGTTGTATGACCCCTCTACCTCAAGGACCAGATATTTGACGCTGAGCGTCTTAGCGTTCTCTTCCTCACCAAACGTGGTGTCAAGGTCAAGAGCGCCCTTCACCCACATTTGCTCGCACGCGAATCCCACCAGGGTTCCCTCATAAGGAGCGAGACTTCCCTTGCTCACGCCGAGCCGAGCAAACGCTccgccgtaaatgatgtccgccgaactTCCCTGGTCTAGAAGTACCCGCTGCACGGTGAGCTGATTAACACGGAGGGAGATCACGATCGGATCATCTAAATGCGGCTTTATTCCGAAGAAATCAGCAGACGAAAACGTGATATCTGGATGTTGAAAACCAAAAGGAATCTCTGTAACTGCATTCACCGCTCTAACGTATCGCTTCCGTACCGCACTTGTGGTTCCTCCTCCACCGAAACCTCCGGTGATCGTGCCAACCTCTTTGGCTGTCGGAAACACATTGCCCCGCGTCGTGGCTGATTTCCCTACCACAATCCGCTTTACCACCGCGCGTTGTAAAGCTCGACATTTTCCAGTATCGTGTCCTGAGATTCGGTGATAAGCACACCATTCTGCTTCTATCTGTCCTTGAGAGAAAGGAGACTCCAGTCGTTGCATGAAATCTCGGTAACGTTGTTTGTATGAAGTATCAAGCTCCGGTGCTGTGTTTGTTGCGCTTGTTTTCGCATCATGTCGTTCCAAGCGATTTACGACGTCGCGAGTCAGTCATCGCCAAACTGCTCCATCACTCGGTTCTTGAGGCTGAAGCCGcacactgaaggtatgaaaaacggtagaaagggggggtttgaataacgttttcagtataaagcttccaccttaaagattttgacaaatctttcgagaactttaagtgctcaagataagagatagaaaagcacacaaggattttatcctggttcacttgataaatcactcaagctactccagtccacccgttaaggtgatttcttccttcttagaatgaaggcaatccactaatcaggtaagagttacaactgcacttgaaacctacaagtgactaacaattacactgacttagctcacactaagattcactctcttagtcttttctaggatccgatcaaccttgatctcctaaaggaactaaacaaactgtttatcaaagaattgtttacaagagatttgcttctaaaaagctaatagtaaactcaatgaatcagatgaaagaaagcttagaagaatttgaatatgtcttgcgcgtatgtgaatgcttctagccgcttctttcagtcttcagcctctttatat
This is a stretch of genomic DNA from Lotus japonicus ecotype B-129 chromosome 1, LjGifu_v1.2. It encodes these proteins:
- the LOC130744393 gene encoding uncharacterized protein LOC130744393; translated protein: MCVDYTDLNKACPKDSYPLPSIDKLVDGALGNELLSLMDAYSGYHQIKMHPSDEDKTAFMTARVNYCYQTMPFGLKNAGATYQRLMDRVFEGQVGRNMEVYVDDMNVKSVLGSNHHDDLMEAFGRIWKHNMRLNPEKCYFGIRGGKFLGFMTTSRGIEINPDKCKAIQEMKSPSNVKEVQRLTGRIAALSRFLPHSGDKSAPFFKCLKKNAAFEWNSECEEAFTRLKEMLSAPPVLSKPVQGLPLHLYLFIGDHAISSVILQEVDGEQKIVYFVLQKPDLSERLVAWSVELSEYGLQYDKKGKVGAQTLADFVVELTPEEGKKVSTQWILFFDGSSNENGSGAGITLQGPGELVLEQSLRFQFKTSNNQAEYEALIAGLKLAIEVQIDSLLVRTDSLLVASQVNGEFQVKEPALIKYVERVQQLMGRLQQVVVEFVPSTQNQRADALAKLASTRKSGNNRSVIQETLANPSIEGDLVASIVRQETWTDPIIDILAGEPSDVIKYSKAQRRETGHYTLLDGILFRRGFSSPLLRCLPLEKYEAVMTEVYDKILVCSTSFSLAPSSYL